In a single window of the Bacteroidota bacterium genome:
- a CDS encoding T9SS type A sorting domain-containing protein, giving the protein MKKRLLSFVLLSSTAAFAQLPVLTFNATGTGRIGAVQHYVVPACVTQLDIEAFGAQGGNTNGGAGARVKGRFQVLPGDTIYIVAGQQGTVNSCGGAGASAGGGGGSFVWKSNGPSRTLLLAAGGGGGGNGNWPQPCRDGIAAVVAAAGTQGNGAASALGGSNGNGGFGNGASGTGSGGAGWLSAGQNSIYGTGCTGGLSWPLFTGGTGSVNFGSPGQGDGGFGGGGGAVCGNGGGGGYSGGGGGEGNSCRAGGGGGGSYNGGTNQSNTAAVRTGNGQVIITPFLSSFSVNVQVWPSAVVCAGTAVTLSATNAVSTVWNNSVINNVPFTPSSTNTYQLIATNNVGCADTQIVAVTVNPLPVVSIMASPSASVCTGSTLTLNGLGALNYLWTNNVQNGVGFIPQTSGNYMVTGSDGNGCTDTASIAVTVNPLPVISHTIWPNDTVCIGDTIAFSGLGGNFYLWTNNILNNVPVVAQSSNIYIVSGADLNGCVNTDTAVLVVNSLPIVGFTATADTVCAGDTLVLSGTGAATFVWSGGIFNNVPFFPEAGGEYILTGTDSNGCVAADTAYITVNPLPAVSFTATADTVCAGDTVMLNGNGAAFYSWSNNITDSVPFVPAFTQLYTLTGTDTNGCSAAVQAVVQVNQLPVLSIAAQPSAQLCAGDSLVLTAAGAAVYVWNNNVANGQPFLPLQSNSYVLTATDSNGCVNGDSVYVAVNANPALSLGPNITQVNPPALLSAAAGFSTYVWSTSQTTSSINANTSGSYWVMVTDSNGCTASDTVLVTFTVGLHESGTAYTLSVFPNPAQGLLHVQATGLHTQTLLLEITDARGRVVMSRSFGAVQDTFSQQIDFSPLDSGFYVISLHTDSGKISRTLVKE; this is encoded by the coding sequence ATGAAGAAACGACTCCTTTCTTTCGTCCTGCTTTCCAGCACTGCGGCCTTTGCGCAGCTTCCCGTACTCACGTTCAACGCCACCGGCACCGGCCGCATTGGCGCTGTGCAGCATTATGTGGTGCCGGCCTGTGTAACCCAGCTCGATATTGAAGCTTTTGGCGCACAGGGCGGAAACACCAACGGCGGCGCCGGTGCGCGCGTAAAAGGGCGTTTTCAGGTACTGCCCGGCGATACCATTTATATCGTAGCCGGACAGCAGGGCACGGTAAATAGTTGCGGTGGCGCGGGTGCTTCGGCGGGCGGCGGCGGCGGTTCGTTTGTGTGGAAAAGCAACGGGCCATCACGTACCCTGCTGCTGGCGGCCGGCGGCGGCGGTGGCGGAAACGGCAACTGGCCGCAACCCTGCCGCGACGGAATTGCCGCTGTAGTAGCTGCTGCGGGTACGCAGGGCAACGGTGCGGCTTCGGCGCTGGGAGGAAGCAACGGCAACGGAGGCTTTGGCAACGGCGCTTCGGGCACCGGTTCGGGCGGTGCAGGCTGGCTTAGTGCCGGACAAAATTCAATTTACGGCACCGGCTGCACGGGCGGTTTAAGCTGGCCGCTGTTTACTGGCGGCACCGGTTCGGTAAATTTCGGTTCGCCCGGGCAGGGCGATGGTGGTTTTGGCGGTGGCGGCGGCGCGGTGTGCGGCAATGGCGGCGGCGGCGGTTACTCGGGCGGCGGCGGCGGCGAAGGCAACAGTTGTCGTGCAGGCGGTGGCGGCGGCGGTTCGTACAACGGAGGCACAAATCAAAGTAACACAGCTGCGGTGCGCACCGGAAACGGACAGGTAATTATTACACCGTTTCTTTCATCGTTTTCGGTAAACGTGCAGGTTTGGCCTTCGGCTGTGGTGTGTGCGGGAACAGCCGTAACGCTTTCCGCAACCAATGCCGTAAGTACGGTGTGGAACAACAGTGTGATTAATAACGTGCCGTTTACACCTTCATCAACCAATACTTATCAATTAATTGCCACAAACAATGTGGGTTGTGCGGATACGCAGATAGTGGCGGTAACTGTAAATCCGCTTCCGGTTGTAAGTATTATGGCATCTCCTTCGGCATCGGTATGCACGGGAAGTACACTCACTTTAAATGGATTAGGGGCACTGAATTATTTATGGACAAACAATGTGCAGAATGGTGTCGGGTTTATTCCGCAAACATCAGGAAATTATATGGTTACCGGATCTGATGGGAATGGGTGTACAGATACAGCTTCAATTGCTGTTACTGTAAATCCGCTTCCGGTTATTTCGCACACCATATGGCCCAATGATACAGTTTGCATAGGTGATACGATTGCCTTTTCGGGTTTGGGAGGGAATTTTTATTTGTGGACAAACAACATACTGAATAACGTGCCGGTAGTGGCACAAAGTTCAAATATATATATTGTTTCCGGGGCTGATCTGAATGGTTGCGTAAATACCGATACTGCCGTATTGGTGGTGAACAGCTTGCCGATAGTGGGTTTTACGGCTACGGCCGATACAGTATGCGCGGGCGATACGCTTGTACTCAGCGGAACAGGTGCTGCCACGTTTGTATGGAGCGGCGGCATCTTTAATAATGTGCCCTTTTTCCCGGAAGCTGGTGGCGAATACATTCTAACCGGCACCGATTCAAACGGCTGCGTGGCTGCTGATACGGCATATATTACTGTGAATCCGCTTCCGGCCGTGAGTTTCACGGCTACAGCTGATACTGTTTGCGCAGGCGATACGGTGATGCTTAACGGCAATGGCGCGGCATTTTATAGTTGGAGCAACAATATAACCGACAGTGTGCCGTTTGTGCCGGCATTTACTCAGCTTTACACGCTCACCGGCACCGATACCAATGGTTGCAGTGCTGCTGTGCAGGCAGTTGTTCAGGTTAATCAGCTGCCGGTGCTCAGCATTGCAGCACAGCCTTCGGCTCAGCTTTGCGCGGGCGATTCGCTGGTACTTACAGCGGCGGGCGCGGCAGTGTATGTGTGGAACAACAATGTGGCAAACGGCCAGCCTTTTTTGCCGCTGCAAAGTAATTCGTATGTACTTACTGCCACCGACAGCAACGGTTGTGTAAATGGCGACAGCGTGTATGTGGCCGTAAATGCCAATCCTGCGCTGAGCCTCGGCCCAAACATTACCCAGGTCAATCCGCCCGCGCTGCTCAGTGCTGCTGCCGGTTTTTCAACCTATGTGTGGAGCACGTCGCAAACCACATCATCCATAAACGCCAATACCAGTGGCAGTTATTGGGTAATGGTGACCGACAGCAACGGCTGCACGGCCAGCGATACTGTGCTTGTTACATTTACCGTAGGCCTTCACGAAAGCGGTACAGCTTACACGCTTTCTGTTTTCCCCAATCCGGCGCAAGGCTTGCTGCACGTGCAGGCTACAGGTTTACACACACAAACTCTTTTGCTCGAAATTACCGATGCACGCGGACGTGTGGTAATGAGCCGCAGTTTTGGTGCCGTGCAGGAT